The following coding sequences are from one Microbacterium wangchenii window:
- a CDS encoding FtsB family cell division protein — protein MPTGPASPSRTSGRDRVDVRGWLGGIRLSGFMVIMLGLVVLAAFVLAPTVGTYLDQRQQIAALQEAVALSEKEVADLEAQRERWTDPAYITTQARERLYYVRPGEVVYLVDNDLPAAAVPQEEDKVTDDVAVTRTDWMSQLVRSVATAGLARTAAPTIGVPAPPAP, from the coding sequence GTGCCCACAGGACCGGCCTCCCCCTCTCGCACGTCCGGACGCGACCGCGTCGACGTCCGCGGATGGCTCGGCGGCATCCGCCTGTCCGGGTTCATGGTCATCATGCTCGGGCTCGTCGTGCTGGCAGCCTTCGTGCTGGCGCCGACGGTGGGCACCTACCTGGATCAGCGGCAGCAGATCGCTGCGCTACAGGAGGCGGTCGCCCTCAGCGAGAAGGAGGTCGCCGACCTCGAGGCCCAGCGCGAGCGGTGGACCGATCCCGCGTACATCACGACCCAGGCGCGCGAGCGGCTGTATTACGTGCGCCCGGGCGAAGTCGTGTACCTCGTCGACAACGACCTGCCCGCCGCGGCGGTGCCGCAGGAGGAGGACAAAGTCACCGACGACGTCGCCGTGACACGCACCGACTGGATGTCGCAGCTGGTGCGCTCGGTGGCCACCGCCGGTCTCGCCCGCACTGCCGCGCCGACGATCGGCGTCCCGGCGCCACCGGCTCCGTGA
- the eno gene encoding phosphopyruvate hydratase, which translates to MALIEAVNAREILDSRGNPTVEVEVLLDDGIVQRAAVPSGASTGAFEAYELRDGDKSRYGGKGVLKAVAAVIDELGPAIEGVEASEQRIVDEILIETDGTENKSRAGANAILGVSLAVAKAAADSADLPLFRYLGGPNAHLLPVPLFNVINGGEHADNGIDMQEFFLAPIGASSFAESLRWGAEVYHVLKGELKAAGYATGLGDEGGFAPDLPSNREGLEFLVRAIEKAGFTPGSEIALGLDVAATEFFTDGVYRLDNRDWTADQLTDYYIELVDAFPIVTIEDALAEDDWENWTALTEKLGKRVQLVGDDLFVTNPQRLADGIARGAANSLLVKVNQIGTLSETLDAIDLAHRSGYATMLSHRSGETEDTTIADLAVAVNSGQIKSGAPARSERVAKYNQLLRIEEELGDAAEFAGRSAFPRYTA; encoded by the coding sequence GTGGCACTTATCGAGGCTGTCAACGCGCGCGAGATCTTGGACTCGCGCGGAAACCCGACCGTCGAGGTGGAGGTGCTGCTGGACGACGGCATCGTCCAGCGCGCGGCCGTCCCGTCCGGCGCATCCACCGGCGCCTTCGAGGCCTACGAGCTGCGCGACGGAGACAAGAGCCGCTACGGCGGGAAGGGCGTGCTGAAGGCCGTCGCCGCCGTCATCGACGAGCTCGGCCCCGCGATCGAGGGCGTGGAGGCGAGCGAGCAGCGCATCGTCGACGAGATCCTCATCGAGACCGACGGCACCGAGAACAAGTCGCGCGCCGGCGCGAACGCGATCCTCGGCGTGAGCCTGGCGGTGGCCAAAGCGGCCGCCGACAGCGCCGACCTGCCGCTGTTCCGCTACCTGGGCGGACCCAACGCGCACCTCCTGCCCGTTCCCCTGTTCAACGTCATCAACGGCGGCGAGCACGCCGACAACGGCATCGACATGCAGGAGTTCTTCCTCGCTCCGATCGGCGCGTCGAGCTTCGCGGAGTCGCTGCGCTGGGGTGCGGAGGTCTACCACGTCCTCAAGGGCGAGCTGAAGGCCGCCGGCTACGCCACGGGCCTCGGCGATGAGGGCGGTTTCGCCCCCGACCTGCCCAGCAACCGCGAGGGCCTGGAGTTCCTCGTCCGCGCGATCGAGAAGGCCGGCTTCACCCCGGGCAGCGAGATCGCCCTGGGGCTGGATGTCGCCGCCACCGAGTTCTTCACCGACGGCGTGTACCGCCTCGACAACCGCGACTGGACTGCCGACCAGCTGACCGACTACTACATCGAGCTCGTCGACGCCTTCCCGATCGTCACGATCGAGGACGCCCTCGCCGAGGACGACTGGGAGAACTGGACCGCACTGACGGAGAAGCTCGGCAAGCGCGTGCAGCTGGTGGGCGACGACCTGTTCGTCACGAACCCGCAGCGCCTGGCCGACGGCATCGCCCGCGGCGCCGCCAACTCGCTCCTGGTCAAGGTGAACCAGATCGGCACCCTCTCCGAGACCCTGGACGCGATCGACCTGGCTCACCGCTCGGGCTACGCCACGATGCTGTCGCACCGCTCCGGCGAGACCGAGGACACCACGATCGCCGACCTGGCCGTCGCAGTGAACTCGGGGCAGATCAAGAGCGGCGCGCCCGCGCGCAGCGAGCGGGTCGCGAAATACAATCAGCTTCTGCGCATCGAAGAGGAGCTGGGCGACGCGGCGGAGTTCGCGGGCCGCTCGGCCTTCCCGCGCTACACCGCGTAA
- a CDS encoding O-methyltransferase, translating to MTAPTPEAWNRVDAYLSDTLVGHDPDLEAAIAAQEEAGLPAIEVAPLNGKFLHLLARISGARRVLEIGTLGGYSTIWLARALPDGGRVVSIEAEPRKAAIARGNLQRAGVADRVEVREGRAADVLPNLAGEEPFDLVFIDADKESNTVYLDWAARLGRPGTVVVVDNIGRSGEVADPHSRNSQVTGTQRGLEMLGSDPRFDATALQTLDRKGWDGVALAIVTDAAG from the coding sequence ATGACCGCACCCACCCCCGAGGCCTGGAACCGTGTCGACGCCTACCTCTCCGACACCCTCGTCGGGCACGACCCCGACCTGGAAGCGGCCATCGCCGCGCAGGAGGAGGCGGGCCTGCCCGCCATCGAGGTGGCCCCGCTGAACGGCAAGTTCCTGCACCTGCTGGCGCGGATCAGCGGCGCCCGCCGCGTGCTGGAGATCGGCACCCTCGGCGGCTACTCCACGATCTGGCTCGCGCGCGCCCTCCCCGACGGCGGGCGGGTCGTCTCGATCGAAGCCGAACCGCGCAAAGCCGCCATCGCGCGGGGAAATCTCCAGCGGGCGGGTGTGGCCGATCGGGTCGAGGTGCGGGAGGGGCGCGCGGCCGATGTGCTGCCGAACCTGGCGGGCGAGGAGCCCTTCGACCTCGTCTTCATCGACGCGGACAAGGAGTCCAACACGGTCTACCTCGACTGGGCGGCACGGCTCGGGCGGCCGGGAACGGTCGTCGTCGTCGACAACATCGGCCGATCCGGTGAGGTCGCCGATCCGCACAGCCGGAACTCCCAGGTGACGGGCACGCAGCGCGGGCTGGAGATGCTCGGGTCGGATCCCCGCTTCGACGCGACGGCCCTGCAGACCCTCGATCGCAAGGGCTGGGACGGCGTCGCGCTGGCGATCGTGACGGATGCGGCGGGCTGA
- a CDS encoding DUF1648 domain-containing protein, translated as MIRRPDQARRRFILVGIVVPVVMSAIAAIVQTALLPSLPETVAIHWSMTGEADGFGPAWSFPVLTLAMGAGLSVLLGVTALASERAARRAHARTGGVGGQTRFLGALVLGTVTFLSVLPTALVITQATAAEPDVPMVGAPLLAGLAAGVVAGLAGWFAQPAAAREDVPSDPVEPLPLGADESAVWVRTATTSLAPSVVLVAAALLVLGIGAWLVATGEGSGWISLALGLALTLVVGGGLVHRVVVDDTGLTVRTVVGLPRWRVAPHDIRDAEVVFVNPVGEFGGWGWRWTPGRFGIVTRAGEAIQVTKRDGKQFVVTVDDAETGAALLQAVVERTQA; from the coding sequence ATGATCCGCCGCCCGGACCAGGCCCGTCGCCGCTTCATCCTCGTGGGCATCGTGGTGCCCGTCGTGATGTCGGCGATCGCCGCGATCGTCCAGACGGCGCTGCTGCCGTCGCTGCCGGAGACCGTCGCGATCCACTGGAGCATGACCGGCGAAGCCGACGGATTCGGGCCGGCATGGTCGTTCCCCGTCCTGACTCTCGCGATGGGCGCCGGACTCTCCGTGCTTCTGGGCGTTACGGCGCTCGCGAGCGAACGCGCGGCCCGGCGCGCCCACGCGCGCACGGGTGGCGTGGGCGGTCAGACCCGCTTCCTGGGCGCGCTCGTCCTCGGCACGGTGACGTTCCTGAGCGTGCTGCCGACGGCGCTCGTCATCACGCAGGCGACCGCGGCGGAGCCCGACGTGCCGATGGTGGGTGCCCCGTTGCTCGCGGGGCTTGCCGCCGGGGTCGTCGCGGGGCTCGCGGGGTGGTTCGCGCAGCCCGCCGCCGCGCGTGAGGACGTTCCGTCCGATCCCGTCGAGCCGCTGCCCCTCGGAGCGGACGAGAGCGCCGTGTGGGTGCGCACCGCCACGACCTCACTCGCCCCGAGCGTGGTGCTGGTCGCCGCCGCCCTGCTGGTCCTCGGGATCGGCGCATGGCTCGTGGCGACCGGCGAGGGCTCCGGGTGGATCTCGCTCGCCCTCGGCCTCGCCCTGACCCTTGTGGTGGGCGGAGGCCTCGTCCACCGCGTGGTCGTCGACGATACCGGCCTCACCGTGCGCACCGTCGTCGGGCTGCCGCGCTGGCGCGTCGCCCCGCACGACATCCGCGACGCCGAGGTCGTCTTCGTCAACCCCGTCGGAGAGTTCGGCGGGTGGGGGTGGCGCTGGACACCGGGCCGGTTCGGCATCGTCACGCGGGCCGGCGAGGCGATCCAGGTTACCAAGCGCGACGGGAAGCAGTTCGTGGTCACGGTCGACGACGCCGAGACGGGCGCGGCCCTGCTGCAGGCCGTCGTCGAGCGCACGCAGGCTTGA
- a CDS encoding GntR family transcriptional regulator: MLIRIDPHAGTPLFAQIAASVRGEIAAGRGHAGERLPSAKEVAHSLGVNLHTVLHAYQDLRDEGLIELRRGRGAVITPAAVRLADLRADLADLVARAAAEGIGADTLAALVKELAPHPTVARARTETSEPNERNAS; encoded by the coding sequence ATGCTCATCCGGATCGACCCGCACGCCGGCACGCCGCTGTTCGCGCAGATCGCGGCGTCCGTGCGCGGCGAGATCGCGGCCGGGCGCGGCCACGCGGGCGAGCGGCTGCCGTCCGCGAAAGAGGTGGCTCATTCTCTCGGCGTAAATCTGCACACCGTGCTGCACGCCTACCAGGACCTGAGAGACGAGGGGCTCATCGAGCTGCGGCGCGGTCGGGGTGCGGTCATCACGCCGGCCGCAGTGCGGCTCGCCGACCTGCGTGCCGACCTCGCCGACCTCGTCGCCCGCGCCGCCGCCGAAGGGATCGGGGCCGACACGCTCGCCGCCCTCGTGAAGGAGCTTGCCCCGCACCCCACGGTGGCACGAGCCCGGACGGAAACGAGCGAGCCGAACGAGAGGAACGCCTCATGA
- a CDS encoding helix-turn-helix domain-containing protein, with the protein MADRTRGVLFPERLPRLDRVAPGDAVGAVSWFWVPQWDLPAGVVSRQPILAYPAANLVVQDGEARLWGATTRVGERVLQGRGWAVGALLRPAALAVLTDAPSALVDDSRRLDEPGLVRAVGAAMPDVPAACAVMAAWVADRVGPVEGERELANDMVDLLSSDPAVVRVEDAARRLRVSVRTVQRLAHRTVGLPPAAIIRRRRLQEAAARIREDPTVPLALVAADAGYADQAHLARDFRTVLGLTPSTYRRTRTPPARG; encoded by the coding sequence ATGGCCGACCGCACCCGTGGTGTGCTCTTCCCCGAGCGTCTTCCGCGACTGGACCGCGTGGCGCCGGGGGACGCGGTCGGGGCGGTGTCGTGGTTCTGGGTGCCGCAGTGGGATCTGCCCGCCGGGGTGGTCTCCCGCCAGCCGATCCTCGCGTACCCGGCGGCGAACCTCGTGGTCCAGGACGGAGAGGCGCGCCTGTGGGGTGCCACCACGCGGGTGGGGGAGCGGGTGCTGCAGGGACGCGGATGGGCCGTGGGCGCGCTGCTGCGCCCGGCCGCGCTCGCCGTGCTCACCGACGCGCCGAGCGCCCTCGTGGACGACTCGCGTCGACTGGACGAACCGGGCCTCGTGCGTGCGGTGGGCGCAGCCATGCCGGATGTTCCGGCCGCGTGCGCCGTCATGGCCGCGTGGGTCGCCGACCGGGTCGGCCCCGTCGAGGGCGAGCGGGAGCTGGCCAACGACATGGTCGATCTGCTCTCCTCCGATCCCGCGGTCGTGCGGGTGGAGGACGCGGCCCGGCGCCTGCGGGTCTCGGTGCGGACGGTGCAGCGGCTCGCGCACCGGACGGTGGGGCTGCCGCCGGCGGCGATCATCCGGCGCCGGCGCCTGCAGGAGGCCGCCGCGCGCATCCGGGAGGACCCGACCGTGCCGCTGGCGCTGGTCGCCGCCGACGCCGGGTACGCCGATCAGGCCCACCTCGCGCGCGACTTCCGCACGGTCCTCGGGCTGACCCCGTCGACGTATCGGCGCACGCGCACGCCACCGGCCCGCGGTTGA
- a CDS encoding VOC family protein has protein sequence MTTTDTRGVTGAHTTDGRPNAATSLTPFLVVPRAKDALEFYRDVFGARITDVTEFDGVVVHAGLDFGMGLLQLGEPSPQYGTVPPPGGDAACYSMGVYVADVDTVVARAAAAGAAVREEPSTFVSGDRFASIRDPFGVRWSVMSRVEDLTEEESARRVAEWAASGGAE, from the coding sequence ATGACCACGACAGACACCCGCGGCGTCACCGGCGCCCACACCACCGACGGCCGTCCGAACGCCGCCACGAGCCTCACGCCGTTCCTCGTCGTCCCCCGGGCCAAGGACGCGCTGGAGTTCTACCGCGACGTCTTCGGCGCCCGCATCACCGACGTCACCGAGTTCGACGGCGTCGTCGTGCACGCCGGCCTCGACTTCGGCATGGGTCTGCTGCAGCTCGGAGAGCCCTCACCGCAGTACGGCACGGTGCCCCCGCCCGGCGGCGACGCCGCGTGCTACTCGATGGGCGTGTACGTCGCCGACGTCGACACGGTGGTCGCGCGGGCGGCAGCGGCGGGGGCTGCGGTGCGCGAGGAGCCCTCGACGTTCGTCTCCGGAGACCGGTTCGCCAGCATCCGCGATCCGTTCGGCGTGCGCTGGTCGGTCATGAGCCGCGTGGAGGACCTCACCGAGGAGGAGAGCGCCCGCCGCGTCGCCGAGTGGGCGGCGTCCGGCGGGGCGGAGTGA
- the hisS gene encoding histidine--tRNA ligase: protein MRDFLPADKARRERVLAVIRERYRAHGFDEIETPVLEEYARLHSGIGGDNEKLAFNVLKRGLDADAIRAAADDPAALTDLGLRYDLTVPLARFYASHRAELPTVFRAVQIAPVWRAERPQKGRYRQFMQCDIDIIGDAGGRAEAELLVASLDTLDALGLTGGTIRINDRRALEWMLGSFGFTAQERPGVLITIDKLDKIGAAGVAGELRERGATPSAVDAFAAFLERPRTLEHHPYGERQIRAALPEGAPDDVVAWLVALGDAVGAARADADVPLQFDPFLVRGMGYYTGTIFELAHPSVSYSLGGGGRYDGMIGRFLGQDVPAVGFSIGFERIVDLVAEREDAASAAVVLVHDRDVAPAELVALKAALVADGRRVRLEQRTKNLKALLERAAADGYAAFATVSPGATVGDLEIRPLS, encoded by the coding sequence ATGCGCGACTTCCTGCCCGCCGACAAGGCCCGCCGCGAGCGCGTGCTCGCCGTCATCCGCGAGCGCTACCGCGCCCACGGGTTCGACGAGATCGAGACGCCCGTGCTCGAGGAGTACGCGCGCCTGCACTCGGGCATCGGCGGCGACAACGAGAAGCTCGCCTTCAACGTGCTCAAGCGCGGGCTCGACGCCGACGCCATCCGCGCGGCCGCCGACGACCCCGCCGCCCTCACCGACCTGGGGCTCCGCTACGACCTCACCGTGCCGCTGGCGCGGTTCTACGCCAGTCATCGCGCCGAGCTGCCGACGGTCTTCCGCGCCGTCCAGATCGCCCCGGTGTGGCGCGCCGAGCGCCCGCAGAAGGGCCGGTACCGGCAGTTCATGCAGTGCGACATCGACATCATCGGCGACGCCGGCGGCCGGGCCGAGGCCGAACTGCTGGTCGCGAGCCTGGACACCCTCGACGCCCTGGGCCTGACCGGCGGCACGATCCGCATCAACGACCGCCGGGCGCTGGAGTGGATGCTGGGGAGCTTCGGGTTCACCGCCCAGGAGCGCCCGGGCGTGCTCATCACGATCGACAAGCTCGACAAGATCGGCGCAGCCGGGGTCGCCGGCGAACTGCGCGAGCGCGGCGCGACACCCTCCGCCGTCGACGCGTTCGCGGCGTTCCTGGAGCGCCCGCGGACGCTGGAGCACCACCCGTACGGCGAGCGGCAGATCCGCGCGGCGCTCCCCGAGGGAGCGCCCGACGACGTCGTCGCGTGGCTTGTCGCCCTCGGCGATGCCGTCGGGGCCGCGCGAGCGGACGCCGACGTGCCGCTGCAGTTCGATCCGTTCCTCGTGCGCGGCATGGGCTACTACACCGGCACGATCTTCGAGCTCGCCCACCCGTCGGTGTCGTACTCGCTGGGAGGCGGCGGCCGTTACGACGGCATGATCGGCCGGTTCCTCGGCCAGGACGTGCCCGCCGTGGGCTTCTCGATCGGGTTCGAGCGCATCGTCGACCTCGTCGCCGAGCGCGAGGACGCCGCATCCGCCGCCGTCGTGCTCGTGCACGACCGTGACGTCGCCCCTGCCGAACTGGTCGCGCTCAAAGCCGCGCTCGTCGCCGATGGCCGCCGCGTGCGGCTGGAGCAGCGGACGAAGAACCTCAAGGCGCTGCTCGAGCGCGCCGCCGCGGACGGTTATGCCGCCTTCGCCACGGTCTCGCCCGGCGCCACGGTCGGCGACCTGGAGATCCGCCCGCTGTCGTGA
- a CDS encoding MazG family protein, whose translation MALPEDHARGAAVDPLREAADTMRAVRDRCVWTQWIDHRALVPYLVEESAEVIDAVESGSPDELREELGDLLWQVLFHAEIASRDAAHPFGIDDVARGLTEKMVRRHPHVFGDAVATTPEEVLVHWNAAKAAEKRERTSVLDGVSSHMPSLALAQKLLGKAAQVGVDPVRHHSSADTPRDAGGLGQDVVSHPASEAELGDALLGLVALARAQGWDAERALRERLRMLTADVRVAEQARRDLEE comes from the coding sequence ATGGCACTACCGGAAGACCACGCCCGCGGCGCAGCCGTAGACCCGCTGCGCGAGGCGGCCGACACGATGCGGGCCGTGCGCGACCGCTGCGTCTGGACCCAGTGGATCGATCACCGCGCCCTCGTGCCGTACCTCGTGGAGGAGAGTGCGGAGGTGATCGACGCGGTGGAGTCCGGATCCCCCGACGAGTTGCGTGAAGAGCTCGGCGACCTGTTGTGGCAGGTGCTGTTCCACGCCGAGATCGCGTCGCGGGATGCGGCGCATCCCTTCGGCATCGACGACGTGGCGCGCGGGCTGACGGAGAAGATGGTGCGGCGGCATCCGCACGTCTTCGGCGACGCGGTGGCGACCACGCCCGAGGAGGTGCTCGTGCACTGGAACGCCGCAAAGGCGGCGGAGAAGCGCGAGCGCACGAGCGTGCTGGACGGGGTGTCGTCGCACATGCCCTCGCTCGCGCTCGCGCAGAAGCTCCTCGGCAAGGCCGCCCAGGTGGGCGTCGACCCCGTGAGACACCACTCTTCGGCTGATACACCGCGCGATGCCGGGGGTCTCGGACAGGATGTGGTGTCTCACCCGGCGAGCGAAGCCGAGCTGGGCGACGCGCTGCTGGGGCTCGTCGCGCTCGCCCGCGCGCAGGGATGGGACGCGGAGCGTGCGCTGCGCGAACGGCTCCGGATGCTGACGGCCGACGTCCGCGTGGCCGAACAGGCGCGACGCGACCTGGAAGAATGA
- the nhaA gene encoding Na+/H+ antiporter NhaA, whose protein sequence is MSVLRSARLPAAMLLGAAAAGLAVANSPLGPGMRDVLHLEVGLPGVFTLSVEHWIADGLLALFFFAVAVELQVELTRGQLNSARKALQPAIAAAGGVLLPIGIFLGIAGGGPSAPGWPVPTATDIAFALGVLAVVGRGLPSSVRVFLLALAILDDIVGIVLIAVLFTTGIDAVSLLAALALVVVFGVLSRQLGGPRHVMVSVVLVVLALMTWVLVSRSGVHATIAGVALGLAMSQGPARRTRHALEPWVNALVLPLFAFTAALVVIPAVPLTELSPAFWGVFAGLVVGKPVGIALFGWIAQRTAGAGTARLPLADLLAVGALGGIGFTVSLLLAELAFADQPALRDQATLGVLAGSLTSLVLAVMLVSWRAWHYRKTTPAAQP, encoded by the coding sequence ATGTCCGTCCTGCGCTCCGCTCGCCTGCCCGCCGCGATGCTGCTGGGCGCTGCCGCGGCGGGGCTCGCGGTGGCGAACTCGCCGCTGGGTCCCGGGATGCGGGACGTCCTGCACCTCGAGGTCGGGCTGCCGGGCGTGTTCACCCTGTCGGTCGAGCACTGGATCGCCGACGGGCTGCTGGCGCTGTTCTTCTTCGCCGTCGCGGTGGAGCTGCAGGTCGAGCTCACGCGCGGTCAGCTGAACTCCGCCCGCAAGGCGCTGCAGCCGGCGATCGCCGCCGCCGGTGGCGTGCTCCTTCCGATCGGCATCTTCCTCGGCATCGCCGGGGGCGGGCCGTCCGCGCCCGGATGGCCCGTGCCGACGGCCACCGACATCGCCTTCGCGCTGGGGGTCCTCGCCGTGGTGGGTCGCGGCCTGCCCTCCTCCGTGCGCGTGTTCCTCCTGGCGCTGGCGATCCTCGACGACATCGTGGGGATCGTGCTGATCGCGGTGCTGTTCACCACGGGCATCGACGCCGTGAGCCTGCTGGCCGCCCTCGCTCTCGTCGTCGTCTTCGGCGTGCTCAGCCGTCAGCTGGGGGGACCCCGGCACGTCATGGTCTCGGTCGTGCTGGTCGTCCTGGCGCTGATGACGTGGGTGCTCGTGTCGCGCTCCGGCGTGCACGCCACGATCGCGGGCGTCGCGCTGGGCCTGGCGATGTCGCAGGGCCCTGCGCGGCGGACGCGGCATGCGCTGGAGCCGTGGGTCAACGCGCTGGTCCTGCCGCTGTTCGCCTTCACCGCGGCGCTCGTGGTGATCCCCGCCGTGCCGCTGACCGAGCTCTCGCCGGCGTTCTGGGGGGTGTTCGCCGGCCTCGTGGTGGGAAAGCCCGTCGGTATCGCGCTGTTCGGATGGATCGCGCAGCGCACGGCCGGCGCCGGTACGGCGCGGCTTCCGCTGGCCGACCTCCTCGCGGTGGGGGCGCTCGGCGGCATCGGCTTCACCGTCTCCCTCCTGCTGGCCGAGCTCGCTTTCGCCGATCAGCCCGCCCTCCGCGACCAGGCGACCCTCGGAGTGCTGGCCGGTTCGCTCACCTCGCTCGTCCTGGCCGTGATGCTCGTATCGTGGCGGGCATGGCACTACCGGAAGACCACGCCCGCGGCGCAGCCGTAG